From a single Dehalococcoidales bacterium genomic region:
- a CDS encoding amino acid ABC transporter ATP-binding protein, producing MPEPIIHIDNVHKYFGRVHALRGVSLDVQVGEVVVILGPSGSGKSTLLRCINHLEVNNSGEIVVDGIRLKSAKDINAVRREVGMVFQSFNLFSHLSVLENLTLAQRMVRRRPKAEAQQVAIALLNKVGITEKADCYPSQLSGGQQQRVAIARALAMNPKIMLFDEPTSALDPEMIKEVLDVMLALAKEGMTMVVVSHEMGFARAAASRCIFMDEGQIVEEGPPERLFSNPTQERTKLFLSKVLQI from the coding sequence GTGCCGGAACCGATCATCCATATAGATAACGTACATAAGTACTTCGGGCGGGTGCACGCTTTGCGCGGCGTCAGCCTGGACGTGCAGGTCGGCGAGGTGGTGGTTATCCTGGGGCCGTCCGGCTCCGGCAAGTCCACTTTGCTGCGCTGCATCAACCACCTGGAGGTCAACAACTCCGGGGAGATAGTGGTGGACGGCATACGCCTCAAGAGCGCCAAAGACATTAACGCGGTGCGGCGGGAGGTGGGCATGGTCTTCCAGTCCTTCAATCTCTTTTCCCACCTCAGCGTGCTGGAGAACCTGACGCTGGCCCAGCGCATGGTGCGCCGGCGGCCCAAGGCGGAGGCGCAACAGGTGGCCATCGCCCTGCTGAACAAGGTTGGCATCACGGAAAAAGCGGACTGTTACCCCAGCCAGCTTTCCGGGGGGCAGCAGCAGCGCGTGGCCATCGCCCGCGCTCTGGCGATGAACCCCAAGATAATGCTTTTCGACGAACCGACCAGCGCCCTGGACCCGGAGATGATTAAAGAGGTGCTGGACGTCATGCTGGCCCTGGCTAAAGAGGGCATGACCATGGTGGTGGTGTCCCATGAGATGGGCTTCGCCCGGGCGGCGGCCAGCCGCTGTATCTTCATGGATGAAGGCCAGATTGTGGAAGAAGGGCCGCCGGAACGGCTTTTCTCCAACCCCACCCAGGAGCGCACCAAGCTGTTCCTGAGCAAAGTGCTGCAAATATAG
- a CDS encoding DMT family transporter yields the protein MPLKWKSSPGFAMIALTAMTAIWGWTFLIVKDAIAKMPVMDFLAVRFAVATIVMLAARPQSVRRISGRGLWQGVVLGVLLGMSYITQTYGLRTVSPAVSGFITGMSVVFTPVLAWLMLRHKINGRTWIAVALALAGLAILSLHGWAFGGGELLTVACALFVAFQVVGLGEWSPHHEAYSLALVQVGTSAVIMLLAAAPGGIMLPPDLVTWGTVVITAVLATALAFVVQTWAQSVISPTHTAVILTMEPVFAGIFSVAAGEDNLNFRLIGGAACVLLAMLIAQLKIGKRRRQAG from the coding sequence ATGCCATTAAAATGGAAGTCTTCCCCCGGATTCGCCATGATAGCACTTACCGCGATGACGGCTATCTGGGGCTGGACGTTCCTTATCGTTAAAGACGCCATCGCCAAGATGCCGGTAATGGACTTCCTGGCGGTGCGGTTCGCCGTGGCGACTATCGTGATGCTGGCCGCGCGGCCGCAGAGCGTGCGGCGCATCAGCGGGCGGGGGCTGTGGCAGGGGGTGGTGCTGGGGGTGCTGCTGGGCATGAGCTATATCACCCAGACCTACGGGCTGCGCACCGTCTCCCCGGCGGTTTCCGGTTTCATCACCGGCATGTCCGTGGTCTTTACGCCGGTCCTGGCCTGGCTGATGCTGCGGCATAAAATCAACGGCCGTACCTGGATAGCGGTGGCGCTGGCGCTGGCCGGGCTGGCCATACTCAGCCTGCACGGCTGGGCTTTCGGGGGGGGAGAGCTGCTTACCGTGGCCTGCGCGTTGTTCGTGGCTTTCCAGGTGGTGGGGCTGGGGGAGTGGTCGCCGCACCATGAGGCCTACAGCCTGGCGCTGGTGCAGGTGGGCACGTCCGCCGTGATAATGCTGCTAGCCGCGGCGCCCGGGGGCATAATGCTGCCGCCGGATTTAGTTACCTGGGGCACGGTGGTGATTACCGCCGTTCTGGCTACCGCCCTGGCTTTCGTGGTGCAGACCTGGGCGCAGTCCGTCATTTCACCCACGCACACGGCGGTCATCCTGACCATGGAGCCGGTTTTCGCCGGGATATTCAGCGTGGCCGCCGGCGAGGACAACCTGAATTTCAGATTAATCGGCGGGGCGGCCTGCGTGCTGCTGGCGATGCTGATAGCCCAGCTGAAAATAGGGAAGCGCCGCCGGCAGGCCGGATAA